CACCTTCACCCGGGTCAACATGCACGCGTTCGCCTCGCAGAGCCCGATCCTGGACTCCCTGACCAACGCCGCCGCCATCCCGGCCTCCGCCGACGTCGGCCCCCGGGTGACCGTCCCGGGGACCTTCGACACGATCGACACCCTCGCGCCCGGTGAGACCGCGCCGTTCACCGACTCCGTGCCGGTCGACCTGCTCGGCATCCCCGACGAGGCGGGCGTCTACTGGATCGGGGTTCACGCGCTCGGCGACGGCGCGGTGCCGCGCGACCTGGTCGCCGACGGCCGGGCCCGCACCTTCATCCCCGTCCTCCCGCGCGGCGACGGCAACCTCGACGCCTCCTTCGTGCTGCCCGTGCGCAACCGGGTCTGGTACGACGCGGACGGCCGGATCGGCGGGACCGAGCGCTGGCTGCGCCGGCTCTCCGACGGCGGCACGCTGTCGGGCGTCCTCGACACCGCCGACGCCGCCGGCACCACGCCGTACACCTGGCTCGTCGACCCCGCCGTGCTGCTCGCGATCACCCGGCTCTCGCTCGGCAACCCGGAGCGCTCGCTCGCCCCGGACCCGACGGTCCCCGGCCAGGAGCCGACCGAGGAGCCGAGCCCGTCGGAGTCGGAGGAGCCCGCGCCCGTCGCCCTCGACCCGGCGGTGCCGCCCGGCGGCCAGGTCGACCCGGAGGACGCCGCGCTCGCCGAGGCGGCGTCCGCGTGGCTCACCCGCTTCCGCACGCTGGTCGGCTCGGGCAGCGTGCTCGCGCTGCCCTTCGGCGACCTCGACGTCTCCGCGGCGGTGCGCCAGGCACCCGAGCGCTACACCCAGGCGCTGGCCCGGAGCGCCGAGGCGATGGCGAGCCTGCAGGTCCCGGCCGACCTCGCGGTCGCCCCGGCGGGCGGACGGCTGAGCCCCGAGGCGATCGCGGCCACCCCCGAGGACGTCCAGCTGATCCTGGGCGACAGCGCGTTCGCCGTCCCGCCGAGCACCACCACCTCGGTGGTCCGGCTGCTCGGCCACGAGGCGCTGCTGACCAGCACCGGCGCCGAGTCCGGCGGGCCCGGCCCGACGGACCCCACCGACCCCCTGGCCCTGCGCCAGCGGGTGCTGAGCGAGGCCGCGCTGCGGATCGCCCGCGACGAGCAGGCGCCGCTGGTCGTGACGCTGCCGACGACGTGGCGCGAGCAGGACGCCGAGTCGTTCTTCGACGGCCTCGAGCAGCCGTGGCTCGACACGGTCCCGGCGACCTGGATCGCGGCGCGCCGGGCCACCGGCGTGAACGCGGCGAACCTCGCCTACGAGACCCTCGACGTGGAGGCCGAGCTCCCGGCGCCGGGCTTCGCGGCCGCCGACCGCGCCGACGAGTCCGCCGCGCTCCTCGAGCAGGTCCTCACCCTGCAGACCCGGCTCGGGCAGCAGGTGGGCGACGAGGTGCTCGTCACGCTCTCCGAGCAGCACCGCCAGCGCCCGCGCGGAGCCCGCGCGGCCGCCGCCCGGGTCGACGACGCGCTGCGCTCCGACCTCGGCCTGATCACCATCGAGGCACCCACCCGGGTCACGCTCTCCGGCGACTCGGGCGGCCTCGGCGCCACGCTGGTCAACGGCCTCGACCAGCCGGTGTCGGTGGGGATCGGCATCACCACGGACGGCGAGCTGACCCTCACCGGCGACAGCGTGCGCGACCTCGGTCCCCGGGCCCGCAGCGTGGTGCGGTTCACGGCCACCACCGGCCAGGCCGGCATCCACCTGGTGCGGCTGCGGGTCACGAGCGTCGACGGCGTCCCGCTCGGCTCGGCGGACGAGCTGCCGATCCGCGCGGCCCGGGTCAGCGCGCTGATCTGGATCGTCATGGCCGCGGGTGCCCTCGTGCTGTTCGGGATGATCGGCTACCGGCTGCCCGGCCAGATCCGTGCCCGTCGTGCCGAGCTCAGGGCCAGCGAGCACCGCGCGGCCGCCGAGCCCGACCCGGAGCCGGCCCCGGGCAACCCCTCCGACGCCGCGATGGGACAGGTGTGAGCGACCAGAAGGTGCTGGCCTCCTCGGCCGTCATGGCCGCGGGCACGGTGGTGTCCCGCGCGTCCGGCTACGTCCGTGCGGGACTGCTCGTGGTGGCGCTCGGGTCGGGCGTGCGCGGTGACCTCTTCGCGATCGCCAACACGCTGCCCAACATGGTCTACATCCTGCTGGCCGGGGGCATCTTCAACGCCGTCCTCGTGCCCCAGCTGGTCCGCCGGATCACCGAGGACCCGGACGGTGGCGACGCCTACGCGAGCCGGGTCATCACGCTCTCGGCGCTCTTCCTCGGCTCCGTCACGCTCCTCCTGGCCCTGGCCGCGCCGCTGGTGCTGCGGCTCTACCTCGACGCGTCGTTCTACGGCCCCGAGCTCGAGGCCCAGCTGGAGTCCATCGTCGACCTGACCCGGTGGTGCCTGCCGCAGGTGTTCTTCTACGGCATGTACGTGCTGGTCGGGCAGGTCCTCAACGCCCGCGGCCGGTTCGGCCCGATGATGTGGGCGCCGATCGCCAACAACCTGATCGCGGTCGCGGTCCTGCTGGCCTACCTGCTGGTGTTCGGCCCGACCGGCTCGAGCGCCGCGCAGGACGCCCTTGGGACCGGCGCCGAGACCCTGCTCGGCCTCGGCTCGACGCTCGGCATCGTCGCCCAGCTCGCGGTGCTCGTGCCCTACCTGCGGTCCTCGGGCTTCCTCTACCGTCCGCGCTTCGACTTCCGCGACCCCGAGCTGCGGCACACGCTGAGCCTCGGCAAGTGGACCGTGCTGTTCGTCGTGGTCACCCAGCTGGCCTACCTGCGGGTGGTCCAGCTCGCCTCCGGCGGCAGCGCCGAGGGCGGCACCGGCTTCGTCGTCTACTCCAACAGCCTGCTGATCATGATGGTGCCGCACGCGATCATCACCGTCTCGCTGGCGACCGCGATCCTCCCGCGGCTGTCGACGTACGCCCACGAGGGCCGGCTCGCCGACCTCGGCAGCACGGTCGGCTCCACCCTGCGCACCGCGCTCGCGCTCGTGCTGCCGTTCGCGGTGCTGCTGCCGATCACCGCCGTCGACGTCGCGAGCGTCGCCTTCAGCTGGGTCGACGCGGACCAGGCCGCCCGGTTCGCCCCCACGCTCGCCGTCTTCGGGCCCGCCCTCGTCTTCTTCACCGTCCACTACTTCATGCTCCGCGGCTTCTACGCGATGGAGCGCACCCGGCTGGTCTTCCTCATCCAGGTCGCGGTGTCGGCCACCAACGTCGTCGTCGCCAGCGTGCTGGTGCCGCTGGGGTCGCCGGACGACACCGCGCCGCTGCTCGTGGTGGCCTACCTCGCGTCCTACGTCGTGGGTGCCGTGGTGAGCTTCGTGGTGCTCCGCCGCACCGTCGGTGGCCTCCAGACGCCGCAGCTGGTGCGGTTCCTGGTCCGCATGGCGCTGGTGCTGCTGGTGGCCGGCGTGGTCGCGTGGCTGGTGGAGCGCTCGCTCGCCGGCTTCGGCGCGTCCCCCGGCCCGCTGCTGTCCCTGGTGCGGGGCGGGGCGAGCGCGGCCGCCGGGATGGTGGTCGTGCTGGCCGGGGCCCGGCTGCTCCACGTGCGGGAGGTCACGAGTCTGGTCGACACCGTCGCGGCGAGGGTGCGTCGTCGCTGAGGTTCCCTACGATGAACCTCCGGGGTGGGGTCGAGCGGAACGAGGTGAGGAGGTGAGGTCGATGCAGGCCGGAGACGTCCTCGCCGACCGCTACCGGCTCGACGACCTGCTCGCCGAGAACGGCACCGGCCGTTTCTGGCGTGCCTACGACCGCGTCCTGCACCGCGCCGTCGCGGTCCACGTCCTCGCCGCCGACGACGAGCGCGCCGAGCCGCTGCTCGAGGCCGCCCGCCGCGCCGGACCCGTCATCGACCGCCGACTGCTGCGCGTGCTCGACGCGGAGGTCGCCGACGGGCGCTGCTACGTCGTCAACGAGTGGGGCCAGGGCGACTCCCTCGACGTCCTGCTCACCCGCGAGGGCCCCCTGCCGCCCCGCCGGGCCGCGTGGCTGGTCGCCGAGGTGGCCGACAGCATCGCCGAGGCGCACGCCCAGGGGCTCGCCCACGGCCGGCTCGCCCCGGAGAACGTGCTCGTCGACCAGCACGGCCAGGTCCGGATCATCGGCTTCGGCGTCGACGCCGCCCTGCGCGGCCTCGGCCCCGGCCGCACCGGGGTCGACGAGATCGACCTGGTCGGCCTGCTCTACGCCGCCCTCACCGGCCGCTGGGCCGGCGTCTCGCAGTCGACGCTCCCGCCCGCCCCGGAGGCGCACGGCACCGTCCTGCGCCCGCGCCGGGTCCGCGCCGGCATCCCACGCGTCCTCGACGCGCTGTGCGACCAGGTGCTCGCCCCGCAGCACTCGTCGGCGGCGGCCTCCGACCTCAGCGCCCGGGCCGTGCGCGACCTGCTGGCCGACTACGTCGGTGAGCTGACCGGCACCCACGTCCCGGTCGCCGGCACCCGACCCCCGGCGTCCCCGGCGTCCCGCCGCACCCGCCTCCGGCCGGCCACCCCGGACGCCGACGCGACCGCGGTCACGCCGCCCGTCACGCCCGCCGCGGAGGGCGAGCCGGCGGACCCGACCGAGGCGATCGGGTCCACGACCCCGCCCACGACGCCCGTCACCCCCGCGGAGCCGCTCGAGGCGCCGGCCACCGGCGACGTGTCGTCGACCGACCTGCCCACCCAGGCCGGGATGCCGGTGTTCCACGACGACGACGAGGTCGACTGGCTGCGCGCGCGCACCGACAGGCCGGCTCCGCCGCCGCCGCTCGACGAGCCCGCGCCCAAGCCGCTGTTCGCCCCCGACCCCCCGGAGGGAGAGCCCGTCCGCCGTCCCCGTCCCGGGAGCCGGGCCGCGTCGGCGGGCCCGGACTACTGGCCGTGGGACGCCTCCTCGCCGGGCCCGGACTCCGGCGTGCGCCCCGTCTCGCGCGACACCGGGGGCTGGGGCACCGGCTCGTGGTCCGACGACCGCTGGGGCACCGGCGACGGCCTGCAGGACACCGGCGACCAGGTGCCGGGCCGCAGCTGGTTCCGGCTGGCCCTGGTGGTCGCCGTGCTGGCCGTCGTCGCGGTCGCGGCCGTGGCGGCCTACCAGCTCGGCCTGCCCGCCGCGATCGACGACGCCACGGACGACCCGACCACCTCGACCTCGCCGAGCGCCGCGGCGCCGACGCCGTTCACCGGCCTCGTCGCCGACGACTTCGACCCGCAGGGCTCCGAGCCCCGCGAGGAGAACCCGGAGTCTGTCCCGAACGTCGTCGACGGCGACCCCGCGACCACGTGGACCACCTCCACCTACCGGCAGAACTTCGGCCCCGGCGGCCTCAAGACCGGCGTGGGCCTGGTCGTCGACCTCGGTGCCGCCAAGGACGTACGACGCGTGGTGGTCACCACCGAGGGCGGGCAGACCGCGTTCGCGGCCTACGTCACCAGCGAGGCCCCGACGGCCGTCGCCGACCTGAGCCCCGTGGGCACGGCGTCGGGCACCGGCGAGCTGGCCGTCGACCTGTCCGAGGCGGTCTCCGGGCGCTACGTGACCGTGTGGCTCACGGTGTTGCCCGAGACGGGCGACGGCTTCCGCGGCACGATCTCCGAGGTGCAGGTGCTCGGGTGAGCGACGACCAGACCCCCGGACGCTCCGACCAGGACCTGCTCCGGGCCCACGTCGACGGTGACGCAGACGCCTTCGGCGAGCTGTTCGCCCGCCACCGCGACCGGCTGTGGGCCGTCGCGCTGCGCACCATGGGCAACCCCGAGGACGCTGCCGACGGCCTCCAGGACGGCATGATCGCGGCCTTCCGGCGCGCCGGCTCCTACCGTGGCGAGGCCGCCGTCACGACGTGGCTGCACCGGGTCGTCGTCAACGCGTGCCTCGACCGGATCCGCGCGGCGAAGATCCGCCGTCTCGAGGCGCTCCCCGACGACGTCGAGGACCGCGGATCGCTGGTCGCGACCGCCGAGCACGACGACGAGCCGGACGCGGCCGCGGAGGCCGCGGAGCGCCGGCAGCGGGTGCTCGACGCGCTCGCCACCCTGCCGCCCGACCAGCGCGCCGCGCTGGTGCTGGTCGACATGGAGGGCTACCCCGTCGCCGAGGTGGCCGAGATGCTCGGCTGTGCGGAGGGCACCGTGAAGTCCCGCTGCTCCCGGGGCCGGTCCAGGCTCGCCGCCCTGCTGGTCGACCTGCACCGACCCCCGGGTGAGGTGCCTCACGGGAACCCTCCGCCGGACGGGCCCGTCCCAACCACGGTGCGCCCGCGAGGCCCGCCGGCGCCCTGAGCACCCCGACCCCCGACCATCCACGCGCGCCCCGAGGAGGTGACCCGATGACCGACGCACCCGACCTGCCGCCCGAGCACGACGCCGTACGCCGGATGCTGGCCGACGCCCGCCACCGCGACGCCACGCCTCCCGAGGTCGTCGCCCGCCTCGACGAGGCGCTCGCCGGCCTGGTCGCCGAGCGGGCGACGCCGTCCGCCGAGCCGACACCGGCCGACGACCGCAGCCCGGCGGCCTCCGTCGTCGACCTGGCCGCGCGCCGTCGTCGGCGCGCCGGCGCGGGCCTGCTCGTCGCCGCCGCGGCCGTCGTGGTCGCCGGCGTCGCGGTCGGCCAGGTCCTCCCCACCGGGGGCGGCTCCGACGACTCGGGCGGCGACTCGGCCTCCTCCGCCGAGGGCGGCGGCGAGCCGGGGGCCACGTCCTCCCAGCAGGACTCCTTCGGCGCGGAGGCGGGCCCCTCCGACGGCGACGAGGAGCTGGGCTCGGCCGAGACCAAGCGCGAGATCACGCCCCAGTCCGGGCTCCCCGGCCTGTCGAGCGCCGACGCGGGGCTCCGCGATCGGCTGCTGGCCCTGCGATCCGGCGCGGCGCGGGGTCCGGCCGCGCTCGACCAGCTCCAGGCGGCCAGCGCGTGCCGCACCACGGCCACCGGTCCCGGTCGACGCCTCCCCGTCGAGGTCGACGGCCAGGTGGGCCTCGTCGTCTACCGCGCCCCGGCCGGCGCCGACCAGGACGCCGTGGTCTACGTCTGCGGCACCCCGGAGCCTGTGCGCACCGTCACCCTCCCGGCTCCCTGAGGCGTCGGCCGCGCCGGGAAGAACGCTGGCCTACGATCGGTTGACACCGTCGTACGCACACCACCGAGCACAGCCAGGAGCAACCAGTTCTCATGAGCACCGAGACGCGCAACGTCATCATCATCGGCTCGGGGCCCTCGGGCTACACCGCAGCCGTCTACGCGGCCCGCGCGGCGCTGCAGCCGCTGGTCTTCGAGGGCTCCGTCACCGCCGGCGGCGCGCTGATGAACACCACCGAGGTCGAGAACTTCCCCGGCTTCCGCGACGGCATCATGGGTCCGGCCTTGATGGACGAGATGCGCGCCCAGGCCGAGCGGTTCGGCGCCGAGCTGATCGCCGACGACGTGGTCGAGGTCGACCTCACCGGCGACGTCAAGGTCGTGAAGACCGCCACCGACACCTACACCGCACGCTCGGTGATCCTGTCCACCGGCTCGGGCTACCGCAAGCTCGGCCTGCCCCGCGAGGACGAGCTGTCCGGGCGCGGCGTCTCGTGGTGCGCGACCTGCGACGGCTTCTTCTTCCGCGAGCAGGCCATCGCCGTGGTCGGTGGCGGCGACTCCGCCATCGAGGAGGCGACGTTCCTGACCCGCTTCGCCTCGAAGGTCTACCTGATCCACCGCCGCGACGAGCTGCGCGCCTCCAAGATCATGCAGGAGCGCGCCTTCGCCGACCCCAAGCTCGAGATGGTCTGGAACGCCGAGGTCGCCGAGATCAACGGCGCCGACAAGCTCGAGTCGATCACGCTGCGCGACACCGTCACCGGCGAGGAGCGCGGCCTCGACGTGACCGGCCTGTTCATCGCGATCGGCCACGACCCGCGCTCGGAGCTGCTCACCGGCCAGGTCGACCTCGACGACGACGGCTACGTCCTCGTCGAGCACCCCTCCACCAAGACCAACCTGCCCGGTGTCTTCGCCGCGGGCGACCTGGTCGACCACCACTACCGCCAGGCGATCACCGCCGCCGGCACCGGCTGCGCGGCCGCCCTCGACGCGGAGCGCTTCATCGCCGCCCTCGACCACGAGGCCTCCACCGCCGGCGACGCCGCCGCGACGGTCGAGGCGATCGAGGAGCAGGTGCAGACCGCCGGCGCCTGAGCCGGCCACCGCGGCGGGGAACAGATGTCCCCGGGGCGGTGTTGACTAGGACGTCGCCGCTCCCGCGGCAACCCGACACTTCCGATGAAAGGGGCAAGTGCAGTGGCCGACATCGCCGCCGTGACCGACGCCGAGTTCGAGGCGCAGGTCCTCAAGTCCGACAAGCCCGTCCTGGTGGACTTCTGGGCTGAGTGGTGCGGCCCGTGCCGCCAGGTCGCCCCGATCCTCGACGAGCTCAACAAGGAGCACGGCGAGAAGCTGACGTTCCTCAAGATGAACGTCGACGAGAACCCCGTCACGCCGTCCTCCTACCGCGTGACCGGCATCCCGACCATCAACGTCTACCAGGGCGGCGAGGTCGTGAAGTCCATCGTGGGCGCCAAGCCCAAGGCTGCGCTGCTCAAGGAGCTCGAGGGCATCATCTGAGACGAGCAGCTGGCCGCGAGGAACGAGCGGCCAGCGTGGGCTCGGCCAGATTGAGCAAGTCCCGCGGCTGAGGAACGAAGCCGCGACGGACGCGTCGAAGTCTCCCAGGCCCGCTAGTCGCTCGAGGCGGCCCGCACCGATCCGATCGGGCGGGTCGCCTTCTGCGTGGGCCGCACCGCGCCCCACACCCGCTCCAGCGCCGCCTCGACCTCGTCCTTCCAGCTGAGCGCGGTGCGCAGCTCCATCCGCACCCGCGGCGTCGTGGGGTGCGCGCGCTGGGTCTTGAACCCCACGCTCCCCCAGAACTCCGCCGGCAGCACGCACCCGTCCGGGCGGCCGCGGGTGTCGCCGTACGCCTCGATCGCGGTGTGGCCGCGCGGCACGAGGTCCGCGGCCATCGCCTGCACCAGCAGCCGCCCGAGACCGCCGCGGCGCCACGCGGGGTCGACCCAGGCGGTCGCGGCCAGCACCGCGTCGGGCGAGGTCGGCGCGGTCGGGAGTGTCGCGGCCCCCGGCAGCCGGGAGGCGGGGGCGTACACGATGTGCCCGACGGTGCGGCCGTCGACGCGGACCACGCGTCCGCACGATCCCCAGTCGCGCAGCACCTCGGAGAGCCACTGCTCCTTCTGGGCGGTGCGCTCCGCGACGTCGAGCCGTGCCCGGTCGACCGGCCCGAGCTCCCAGAACAGGCACGACCGGACCGGGTCGGCCAGCTCCGCGAGGTGGTCGACCGTCAGGCGCGCGGTCTTGCGGGACACACGTCGATGCTAGCGGGACGCAGCGCCTGAGAGGATGGGGTGTGCGCCCGATCCGACAGAGCAAGAAGCTGCAGGGAGTCCGCTACGACGTGCGCGGACCGATCCTCGTCGAGGCCCAGCGGCTCGAGGCAGAGGGGCACCGGATCCTCAAGCTCAACATCGGCAACACCGCACCGTTCGGCTTCGAGGCCCCCGAGCAGATCCTCGCGGACATGATGCACCACCTCCCGCAGGCCCAGGGCTACGCGGACTCGCAGGGGATCTGGTCGGCGCGCACGGCCGTCATGCACTACTACCAGTCGCGAGGGTTGCGTGACGTGGGCGTGGAGGACGTCTTCATCGGCAACGGCGTGTCCGAGCTGATCTCGATGGTGCTCCAGGCGTTCGTCGACGACGGCAACGAGATCCTCGTCCCCTCGCCCGACTACCCGCTGTGGACCGGGGCGGTCACCCTCGCCGGCGGCATCCCGGTGCACTACCGGTGCGACGAGGAGGACGACTGGAACCCCGACCTCGCCGACATCGAGTCGAAGATCACCGAGAACACGCACGCCCTGGTGATCATCAACCCGAACAACCCCACCGGCGCCGTCTACAGCGAGGAGACGGTGAAGGGGCTCGTCGACATCGCCCGGCGCCACGAGCTGGTCGTGATGGCCGACGAGATCTACGAGAAGATCCTGTTCGAGGACGCCGTCCACCACCACGCGGCGACCCACGCCGGCAACGACGTGCTGACGCTGACGTTCTCCGGGCTGTCCAAGGCCTACCGGGTGTGCGGCTACCGCGCGGGCTGGGTGATGGTCTCGGGCCCGAAGGAGCTCGCGACCGACTTCCTCGAGGGCCTGACGCTGATCGCCAACATGCGGATGTGCGCCAACGTGCCCGCCCAGCACGCCATCCAGACGGCGCTCGGCGGCTACCAGTCGGTCGAGGAGCTGATCGGTCCCGGCGGCCGGTTCTACGAGCAGTCGATGCTGGCCCACCGGCTGCTCAACGAGGTCCCCGGCGTCTCCAACGTGAAGCCGCGCGGCGCGCTCTACTGCTTCCCGCGCCTCGACCCCGCGGTCTACCCGATCGAGGACGACCAGGACTTCGTGATCGAGCTGCTGCGGGCCAAGAAGATCCTCGTCACCCACGGCACGGGCTTCAACTGGCCCGCCCCCGACCACTTCCGGCTCGTGACGCTGCCCGAGGCGAGCGTGCTCGAGGAGGCGATCGGCCGGATCGCCGACTTCCTCGCGACGCGACGCTGATCACGAAGGGTCGCGGGCACGGCTCGCCGGACCCTAGGCTCCTCGCCATGCGCGACGTGACCTACCCCCCGATCATCGTCACGGCCAAGGCGGCGTTCCGGGCGCTGGGCCAGAACTTCCAGATGACCGGAACCGAGCACGTCCCGCGGGACGGCGGCGTGCTGCTGGCCTTCAACCACATCAGCTACGTGGACTTCGTCTACGGAGGCTTCGCGGCGAACCCGTCCGGCCGCCTGGTCCGCTTCATGGCCAAGCGTGAGCTCTTCGACCACCGCTACGTGGGTCCGCTGATGCGCTCGCTGCACCACATCGAGGTCGACCGGGGCGAGGGCGTCGCGAGCTTCCACACCGCCGTCGACTACCTGCGCCAGGGGGAGGCCGTCGGGATCTTCCCCGAGGCGACCATCTCGCGGGCGATGGAGCTCAAGGAGCTCAAGACCGGTGCCGTACGCATCGCGGCCGAGGCCGGCGTACCGCTCGTGCCCGTGATCCTGTGGGGCACCCAGCGGATGATGACCAAGGACCACCCCCGCGACTTCTCCCGGGGCACGACCATCGCGATCCGGGTCGGCGAGGCGATGCACCCCACGGGCGCCGACCCCGTCGCGGAGACCGCCGAGCTCCGCGACCGGATGTCCGCCATGCTCGCGACCACGGTGGCGGAGTACCCGGCCGACGAGCAGCCGCCGGGCTCCTGGTGGGTCCCGGCGTCGATGGGCGGCAGCGCCCCCACCCTCGAGGAGGCCGCCCGCCTCGACGCCGAGGAGAAGCGGGAGCGGGCCCGCAAGCGTGCCGAGAAGCGTGCGAAGCGACAGGCCGACTCGTAGACATCTCGACTTGTCGACAGGTCGATCTGTCGCTTTGTCGACATTTGTCCTGATCCAGCGCGTGGGCTGACCAGCCCGCCCAGGCCCTGTCACGCCCTCGGGCGGCCGGCGTCGGCGCCGCCGCGGGCATGGTCCGCACCGGACCGCTCCGCCATCCCGCAGGCCTGCGGCACCGTCGCAGTCGGCACCGCAGCCCCCGGTGGCCAAGCGACGACCTCCGGGCCGTCCCCGCTACGCGTTCGACGGACGCCCGCACCCCGCCACCGCGGTCTATCTGAGGACGTCCTGCAGCCCGAACGGCCCTCCGGGACTGCACCACGTCCTCAGACGTCTGGCACGGGCCTTCCAGGGCATGGTTCCCGGACCACCTGCCGCGGCACGCTCCCGCCGCGGGAACCACCACTGCGGCGCCGGGTCCGACAAGCCGCCAGCAGGTGTCTGAGGACGGCCCTGGACCACAACGGCTCTCCTGGGTCCCACCCGTCCTCGGATGGGTCGTCTGCGGGGCCTCCAAGGGCAGGCGCGCACCGCGCGCCCACACCTGCAACGCCGACA
Above is a genomic segment from Nocardioides okcheonensis containing:
- the murJ gene encoding murein biosynthesis integral membrane protein MurJ; this translates as MSDQKVLASSAVMAAGTVVSRASGYVRAGLLVVALGSGVRGDLFAIANTLPNMVYILLAGGIFNAVLVPQLVRRITEDPDGGDAYASRVITLSALFLGSVTLLLALAAPLVLRLYLDASFYGPELEAQLESIVDLTRWCLPQVFFYGMYVLVGQVLNARGRFGPMMWAPIANNLIAVAVLLAYLLVFGPTGSSAAQDALGTGAETLLGLGSTLGIVAQLAVLVPYLRSSGFLYRPRFDFRDPELRHTLSLGKWTVLFVVVTQLAYLRVVQLASGGSAEGGTGFVVYSNSLLIMMVPHAIITVSLATAILPRLSTYAHEGRLADLGSTVGSTLRTALALVLPFAVLLPITAVDVASVAFSWVDADQAARFAPTLAVFGPALVFFTVHYFMLRGFYAMERTRLVFLIQVAVSATNVVVASVLVPLGSPDDTAPLLVVAYLASYVVGAVVSFVVLRRTVGGLQTPQLVRFLVRMALVLLVAGVVAWLVERSLAGFGASPGPLLSLVRGGASAAAGMVVVLAGARLLHVREVTSLVDTVAARVRRR
- the trxB gene encoding thioredoxin-disulfide reductase encodes the protein MSTETRNVIIIGSGPSGYTAAVYAARAALQPLVFEGSVTAGGALMNTTEVENFPGFRDGIMGPALMDEMRAQAERFGAELIADDVVEVDLTGDVKVVKTATDTYTARSVILSTGSGYRKLGLPREDELSGRGVSWCATCDGFFFREQAIAVVGGGDSAIEEATFLTRFASKVYLIHRRDELRASKIMQERAFADPKLEMVWNAEVAEINGADKLESITLRDTVTGEERGLDVTGLFIAIGHDPRSELLTGQVDLDDDGYVLVEHPSTKTNLPGVFAAGDLVDHHYRQAITAAGTGCAAALDAERFIAALDHEASTAGDAAATVEAIEEQVQTAGA
- a CDS encoding DUF6049 family protein, giving the protein MPRPSVLRAALAGLAALGVVATGVSTPPPAAAAEEAEPLVVHLDEIDPTVPRRGDIRISGTVTNTSDDTFTRVNMHAFASQSPILDSLTNAAAIPASADVGPRVTVPGTFDTIDTLAPGETAPFTDSVPVDLLGIPDEAGVYWIGVHALGDGAVPRDLVADGRARTFIPVLPRGDGNLDASFVLPVRNRVWYDADGRIGGTERWLRRLSDGGTLSGVLDTADAAGTTPYTWLVDPAVLLAITRLSLGNPERSLAPDPTVPGQEPTEEPSPSESEEPAPVALDPAVPPGGQVDPEDAALAEAASAWLTRFRTLVGSGSVLALPFGDLDVSAAVRQAPERYTQALARSAEAMASLQVPADLAVAPAGGRLSPEAIAATPEDVQLILGDSAFAVPPSTTTSVVRLLGHEALLTSTGAESGGPGPTDPTDPLALRQRVLSEAALRIARDEQAPLVVTLPTTWREQDAESFFDGLEQPWLDTVPATWIAARRATGVNAANLAYETLDVEAELPAPGFAAADRADESAALLEQVLTLQTRLGQQVGDEVLVTLSEQHRQRPRGARAAAARVDDALRSDLGLITIEAPTRVTLSGDSGGLGATLVNGLDQPVSVGIGITTDGELTLTGDSVRDLGPRARSVVRFTATTGQAGIHLVRLRVTSVDGVPLGSADELPIRAARVSALIWIVMAAGALVLFGMIGYRLPGQIRARRAELRASEHRAAAEPDPEPAPGNPSDAAMGQV
- a CDS encoding pyridoxal phosphate-dependent aminotransferase, with amino-acid sequence MRPIRQSKKLQGVRYDVRGPILVEAQRLEAEGHRILKLNIGNTAPFGFEAPEQILADMMHHLPQAQGYADSQGIWSARTAVMHYYQSRGLRDVGVEDVFIGNGVSELISMVLQAFVDDGNEILVPSPDYPLWTGAVTLAGGIPVHYRCDEEDDWNPDLADIESKITENTHALVIINPNNPTGAVYSEETVKGLVDIARRHELVVMADEIYEKILFEDAVHHHAATHAGNDVLTLTFSGLSKAYRVCGYRAGWVMVSGPKELATDFLEGLTLIANMRMCANVPAQHAIQTALGGYQSVEELIGPGGRFYEQSMLAHRLLNEVPGVSNVKPRGALYCFPRLDPAVYPIEDDQDFVIELLRAKKILVTHGTGFNWPAPDHFRLVTLPEASVLEEAIGRIADFLATRR
- the sigM gene encoding RNA polymerase sigma factor SigM; the protein is MSDDQTPGRSDQDLLRAHVDGDADAFGELFARHRDRLWAVALRTMGNPEDAADGLQDGMIAAFRRAGSYRGEAAVTTWLHRVVVNACLDRIRAAKIRRLEALPDDVEDRGSLVATAEHDDEPDAAAEAAERRQRVLDALATLPPDQRAALVLVDMEGYPVAEVAEMLGCAEGTVKSRCSRGRSRLAALLVDLHRPPGEVPHGNPPPDGPVPTTVRPRGPPAP
- the trxA gene encoding thioredoxin — its product is MADIAAVTDAEFEAQVLKSDKPVLVDFWAEWCGPCRQVAPILDELNKEHGEKLTFLKMNVDENPVTPSSYRVTGIPTINVYQGGEVVKSIVGAKPKAALLKELEGII
- a CDS encoding protein kinase family protein, with the translated sequence MQAGDVLADRYRLDDLLAENGTGRFWRAYDRVLHRAVAVHVLAADDERAEPLLEAARRAGPVIDRRLLRVLDAEVADGRCYVVNEWGQGDSLDVLLTREGPLPPRRAAWLVAEVADSIAEAHAQGLAHGRLAPENVLVDQHGQVRIIGFGVDAALRGLGPGRTGVDEIDLVGLLYAALTGRWAGVSQSTLPPAPEAHGTVLRPRRVRAGIPRVLDALCDQVLAPQHSSAAASDLSARAVRDLLADYVGELTGTHVPVAGTRPPASPASRRTRLRPATPDADATAVTPPVTPAAEGEPADPTEAIGSTTPPTTPVTPAEPLEAPATGDVSSTDLPTQAGMPVFHDDDEVDWLRARTDRPAPPPPLDEPAPKPLFAPDPPEGEPVRRPRPGSRAASAGPDYWPWDASSPGPDSGVRPVSRDTGGWGTGSWSDDRWGTGDGLQDTGDQVPGRSWFRLALVVAVLAVVAVAAVAAYQLGLPAAIDDATDDPTTSTSPSAAAPTPFTGLVADDFDPQGSEPREENPESVPNVVDGDPATTWTTSTYRQNFGPGGLKTGVGLVVDLGAAKDVRRVVVTTEGGQTAFAAYVTSEAPTAVADLSPVGTASGTGELAVDLSEAVSGRYVTVWLTVLPETGDGFRGTISEVQVLG
- a CDS encoding GNAT family N-acetyltransferase, whose product is MSRKTARLTVDHLAELADPVRSCLFWELGPVDRARLDVAERTAQKEQWLSEVLRDWGSCGRVVRVDGRTVGHIVYAPASRLPGAATLPTAPTSPDAVLAATAWVDPAWRRGGLGRLLVQAMAADLVPRGHTAIEAYGDTRGRPDGCVLPAEFWGSVGFKTQRAHPTTPRVRMELRTALSWKDEVEAALERVWGAVRPTQKATRPIGSVRAASSD